A part of Vigna radiata var. radiata cultivar VC1973A chromosome 11, Vradiata_ver6, whole genome shotgun sequence genomic DNA contains:
- the LOC106777827 gene encoding CLK4-associating serine/arginine rich protein codes for MWHEARRSEKKVHDMMDAARKRAQRRAVYLAKRRGDPQQSIQLVGFRCRTYRDDALYQATQDQQGLIPWNGKQDVLIDRFDGRALLDFIRDSSHRRPPEKSEEEEELEEFVNFERYRDLVKHRRRGFTDEEALQHVNQEMEAKAAAPFTSDRSNLPQPSASKGSYSQVGFSYDGNGKEETHISDDDDNDNDNEEDEDDDDEEDFNSDDSNDEGMEIIAKEYGVKRYGWLVYMDKKAKEEEKRQKELIKGDPAIRKLSRKERRKASQIERERERETTRISGTRVLHHDPYRESRQSPTYEAYSRSRRSRSRSRSYSPSHSRRYSRSSHSDDIHRSKPRTPKIEYITEFGSSGAADEPRLEGFSPPRSPTSQVDMLNRPSSGCILEALHVDPASGVSIDKDKGTKAAKPSVSASSALAKLKAGGSGGPLKQLGEKKETPQERLKRIMNRQLNKQIKKDTAAELAKKREQERQRQEKLAETSRLSRSRRHSRSRSRSFSRSPPRRYRRSRSPSRSRGSRRYYSSSRSRSPSRTRSRSRSRSPYSRSPRIRNRSRH; via the exons atgtgGCACGAGGCGAGAAGGTCTGAGAAGAAGGTCCACGACATGATGGACGCAGCTAGGAAGAGAGCACAACGACGCGCCGTCTACCTTGCCAAGAGGCGCGGCGATCCGCAGCAATCCATTCAGCTTGTAGGCTTCCGCTGCCGAACCTACCGAGATGACGCTCTCTACCAAGCCACACAGGATCAGCAGGGCCT GATACCTTGGAATGGGAAACAGGATGTATTGATTGACAG ATTTGATGGCCGTGCTCTCCTTGATTTCATTCGCGATTCTAGTCATAGACGCCCTCCGGAAAAgtctgaagaagaagaagagttagaAGAGTTTGTTAATTTTGAGCGTTATCGGGATTTAGTAAAGCATCGCCGTAGAGGAT TTACTGACGAGGAGGCTTTGCAACATGTAAATCAAGAGATGGAAGCCAAGGCTGCTGCCCCGTTTACATCAGACAG ATCTAATTTACCACAGCCTTCTGCAAGTAAAGGATCTTACTCACAGGTTGGGTTTTCTTATGATGGGAATGGAAAAGAAGAAACCCATATttcagatgatgatgataatgataatgataatgaggaagatgaagatgatgatgatgaggaagatTTTAATAGTGATGATAGCAATGATGAAGGAATGGAAATAATTGCTAAAGAATATGGGGTTAAAAGGTATGGTTGGCTTGTCTACATGGATAAGAAAGCAAAGGAGGAAGAGAAAAGGCAAAAGGAGTTGATCAAAGGTGATCCTGCAATT aGGAAGCTAAGTCGTAAAGAAAGAAGGAAGGCTTCTCAGATTgaaagggagagagagagagaaaccaCACGGATATCAGGAACTCGTGTCCTGCATCATGACCCCTACCG GGAATCAAGGCAGAGTCCAACATATGAAGCCTATTCTCGATCTAGAAG GTCAAGGTCCAGATCACGGTCCTACTCTCCATCGCACTCAAGGCGTTATTCACGTAGTAGTCATTCTGATGATATTCACCGAAGCAAACCAAGGACACCTAAAATAGAATACATAACTGAATTTGGGAGCTCTGGAGCAGCAGATGAACCCAGGCTTGAAGGATTTTCTCCACCAAGATCTCCTACATCTCAAGTTGATATGTTAAACCG GCCTTCATCTGGTTGCATACTGGAGGCATTGCATGTTGATCCTGCTTCTGGGGTATCAATTGATAAGGATAAGGGCACTAAAGCTGCGAAGCCATCAGTAAG TGCTTCTTCAGCATTGGCAAAATTAAAGGCTGGTGGGTCTGGAGGGCCCTTAAAACAACTAGGGGAGAAGAAAGAAACTCCTCAAGAAAGACTTAAAAGAATCATGAACAGACAACTAAACAAACAAA TTAAGAAAGATACTGCTGCTGAACTAGCCAAGAAAAGGGAACAAGAACGGCAGAGGCAGGAAAAGCTTGCAGAAACAAGCCGATTGAGTCGGTCTAGACGGCACAGCCGCAGCCGAAGCAGGAGTTTCAGCCGTTCCCCTCCAAG AAGGTACAGGCGCAGTAGAAGTCCTAGTAGAAGCAGAGGTTCCAGAAGATATTATTCTAGCTCCCGATCCCGGTCGCCTTCTCGCACCCGTTCCCGCTCACGTTCTCGGTCTCCTTATTCTCGATCTCCTAG GATAAGAAACAGATCAAGGCACTGA
- the LOC106778041 gene encoding uncharacterized protein LOC106778041: protein MFSTPMSELDPDVDAPPPFLLQRPPLLQSVPPLFKQRSWSPDAYRDEAWLRRKGNWKNRRSKSVTDEDVDELKACIELGFGFDSSPEIELDPRLSDTLPALGLYHAVNKHYNESLVPKTTPSSSAASDCEGTPSPHGSPHSVIFTTGENPQTVKTRLRQWAQVVGCAVRQSSS from the exons ATGTTTTCCACGCCCATGTCGGAACTGGATCCAGACGTCGACGCGCCGCCACCCTTCTTGCTCCAGCGCCCACCGCTCCTGCAATCTGTGCCGCCACTCTTCAAGCAGCGATCGTGGTCGCCGGACGCCTACCGCGATGAGGCCTGGCTCCGCCGCAAGGGAAACTGGAAGAACCGCCGCAGTAAGAGCGTCACCGACGAAGATGTGGACGAACTCAAAGCCTGTATCGAATTGGGCTTTGGATTCGATTCTTCTCCCGAGATCGAGCTCGATCCCCGCCTCTCCGATACACTACCCGCTCTCGGCCTCTACCACGCAGTCAACAAACACTACAACGAATCCCTCGTCCCTAAGACCACGCCGTCTTCCTCTGCTGCATCTGACTGCGAAGGCACTCCTTCCCCGCATGGCAGTCCTCACTCTGTCATCTTCACCACAG GTGAAAATCCTCAGACCGTGAAGACTAGACTGAGGCAGTGGGCTCAAGTTGTTGGTTGTGCGGTGCGTCAAAGTTCTAGCTAG